The segment GGACGCACAAGAACACCGTGAAGAAGCCCAGGAGAAGATGGGTGACGCACAGGACAAGATGAACGAAGCCGCCAAGGAAAACGCCGAAGCTGCCCAAGACCAGGCCGAAGCCAATCGCAAGGCTGCCGAAGAGGCTGCCCCAGCCACGCCAGCGACCACCACTACGCCGGCCGATCCTGCCAAGCAGTAATCGAACCGAACAAAAAACCCGACATTGTCGGGTTTTTTTATGCCTGTCATTCGTGGACTAATCGTTTCAGTTAGGCAACGTGGACTGTGGGGCGTGCAACTCGCCTGTCGAACTTTCGGTGGGGGTGAACACCATGACGTCAAGCACGTCTGAATGGAACTCGCGGCGATAAAGGATCAGCACAACCCCTACACTTACCGCCATGAACAACCAGGGGTTGATAAACCAGCTCAACATGGCCATGCCGAAGTAATAAGCGCGCAGCCCGAAGTTGAATTGGTTGGCCGCCAATGACAGCACCCTGGCCGCCCTCAAGGCAAAGGCCTTGCGCTCTAGTTCGCTTACCTGACGCTCGCCGATCATGGGCGCCGAGCCCACCAGTACGGCAGCGAAGTTGTATTGACGCATGCACCAGCTGAACGTGAAGAAGGCATACACGAACACCGTGGCCAGGCACAGCAACTTGATCTCCGACATGCCCTGGGATGCCTGCTGCACCAGCGGTAAATCCGCCAGCAACGACAGCGCGCGGTCGGAAGCCCCCAGCACAGTCAAGATACCCGCCAGGATGATCAGGGTGCTGGAGGCGAAAAAGGAGGCGTTGCGTTCCAGGTTGCCGATGACGCTGGCATCGGCAATGCGGTTGTCACGCAGCAGCATCCTGCGCATCCAGTCTTCACGGTATAAATGCAACACGCTGGCCAAGCATGCGGTGTCCCGCCCCTTCCAGATGGCATAGCGCGTATAGCCGCCCCAGCACAGCACGAACCAGCATGCCGCTATGAGGTTATTGAGGTTGCTCAGGATGAAGTTCATGCAGAGATCCGTAGGTGCCATGTGCCGAAAGCATAAAGACCGTCTTTCGACGCTGGCAAGCCGCAAAAGGCACGCGAACTCCGGCGAATAATTTCCAAGGCGGCTCGCTTGCGACGTTTGCCAAGGTGCATATGAACAAAAGCCCCGCATCCTTGCGAATGCGGGGCTTGCAGTGCCAAGCAGTGGGTCCAGCATCTCGTGGCTTGTGGCCGATGCCGCACCCTGGGCTTAGCAACTCATGCCATGGCCTGGCGGGGCTTGCCGAGCATGCGATCGCATACCACTGCACCCGCCAAGGTCACCACCGACGGCACCAGCCAAGCCAGGCCCTGATCGCTCAAGGGCAAGTGAGCCATGAAGTCCGGGAGCACGTGGGCAATATCGCTACCTTTGACGGCATCTACCATGCCGAACAGCAACGAGACCAGCATCACCGGGCCGAGGATGCGCGTTGGCGAGTTCCACAGCTCGTTCACGAAGCTCAGCCCCACCACGACGATGCACGGCGGGTAGATGGCGGTGAGCACAGGGATCGAGAACATGATCAGCTTGGTCAGCCCGAGGTTGGACACCAGCAGCGAGAAGCCTGCCAGGATCACGACCAGCGCGCGGTAGGACAACGGCAGGATCTGGCTGAAGTACTCGGCACAGGCGCAGGTCAAGCCCACGGCAGTCACCAGGCACGCCAGTGCGATCAACACGGCCAGGAAGCCGCTGCCCAACGAGCCGAAGGTATGTTGCACATAGGCGTGCAGCACAGCCGCCCCGTTGCTGGCCCCTGCCGCGATTTCGTGGCTACCGGCGCCCAGGCGGAACAGGCTGATATACACCAGCGCCAGGCCAACACCGGCAATCAGCCCGGCAATGATGGCATAGCGAGTGATCAACTTGGGCGACTCCACGCCGCGCGAGCGGATGGCGTTGACGATGACGATGCCAAATACCAGCGCCCCGAGCGTATCCATGGTCAGGTAGCCATCGGAGAAGCCCTTGGAGAACGCGGCAGCAGCATAGGCAGGCTGCGCCTCGCCAATGGTGCCCGCTGGCAAGGCGAAGGCCGCGATGCCAAGCACGGCCAGCGCGATGATCTTGAGCGGTGCCAGGAACCGACCCACGGTGTCCAGCAGTTTGCCAGGGTACATCGACACCGCCAACACCACGATGAAGTAGACCAGGCTGTAGATGAACAGCGCCAGCGGGCTTTCACCCGTCAACGGCGCTACACCCACCTCGAACGATACCGTCGCGGTACGCGGTGTTGCGAACAAGGGGCCAACCGACAGGTAGCAAACGGCGGCCAGCAGGCCACCAAAGAACTTGCCGATCGGGCTGCTCAGCGCATCCATGCCACCGCCGACCTTGGCCAGGGCGACCACGGTGATCACAGGCAGCCCCACCGCCGTGACCAAAAAGCCCAGCGCAGCCATCCACACGTGCGGGCCGGATTGCAGGCCGACGATGGGCGGAAAGATGATATTGCCAGCGCCTACGAAAAGCGCGAACGTCATAAAGCCAAGCGCCAGGATATCCTGGCCTTTGAGAACTTTCATTTGAGGTAGTACCACACTGCTGAAATCGGGATTCGTGAGGGGATTTCCCCATGGGTGAGGGAAATGCTGCCCGGCTTGGTAGGCCAGACCCGTTTAGCGTGTCGTTCCCTTTTGGGGCACGGGCACAAAATAGTCGCGTAGATTAACCGGTTTACCCTTCAAACGCACTGGCACAGTGCGTGTTGTCCGATGTGCGTACGTCATTGTCGTCTGCGTGAACGGAACGATCGGTATTATCCGCTGGTTGAACAGGGTGTATGCACGAAAATTCCTATCACAGCTATCGAAAAAACCTAATCCTTTTGGTCCCCTAACCTGACGAGCACATCTTCACGAGATTAATCGGCGTCCCTATACGACAAAGGCCACCCGAAGGTGGCCTCTGTGCGCGTGGGGGGTGCAGCAATATTACTTCTTCACTTCCCAACCGGTCAGCTCGGCCAAGGCCTTGCCGATGTCAGCCAGCGAACGTACGGTTTTGACACCTGCGTCCTGCAGGGCTGCGAACTTCTCGTCTGCAGTGCCCTTGCCGCCCGAAATGATTGCGCCAGCGTGGCCCATGCGCTTGCCCGCAGGTGCGGTAACACCGGCGATGTAGGAAACGACAGGCTTGGTGACGTTGGCCTTGATGTAGGCTGCGGCTTCTTCTTCAGCCGAACCGCCGATCTCACCGATCATGACGATCGCTTCGGTCTTCGGGTCTTCCTGGAACAGCTTCAGGATGTCGATGAAGTTGGAGCCCGGGATCGGGTCTCCGCCGATGCCGACGCAGGTCGACTGGCCGAAGCCGGCGTCGGTGGTCTGCTTGACAGCTTCGTAGGTCAGGGTGCCGGAACGCGACACGATACCGACCTTGCCTGGCAAGTGAATGTGACCCGGCATGATGCCGATCTTGCACTCGCCCGGCGTGATGACGCCTGGGCAGTTAGGGCCGATCAGGGTCACGCCCAGCTCGTCGCACTTGACCTTGGCGTCCAGCATGTCCAGGGTCGGAATGCCTTCGGTAATGCACACGATCAGCTTGATGCCGCCAAACGCTGCTTCCAGGATCGAGTCCTTGCAGAACGGCGCTGGTACGTAGATGACCGAAGCATCGGCGCCGGTCGCCTCAACGGCTTCCTTGACGGTGTTGAACACCGGCAGGCCCAGGTGGGTGGTGCCACCCTTGCCTGGAGTGACGCCGCCGACCATCTTGGTGCCGTAGGCGATGGCTTGTTCGGAGTGGAAAGTACCCTGCGAGCCGGTGAAGCCCTGGCAGATGACTTTGGTGTCTTTGTTGATCAGGACGCTCATTACTTGCCCTCCGCAGCTTTGACAACTTGTTGAGCAGCGTCGGTCAGGCTGGTTGCAGCAATGATGTTCAAACCGCTTTCTGCCAGTACTTTAGCGCCCAGTTCGGCGTTGTTGCCTTCAAGGCGAACGACGACCGGCACCTTCACGCCGACTTCCTTCACAGCACCGATGATGCCTTCGGCAATCATGTCGCAGCGAACGATGCCGCCGAAGATGTTGACCAGAACGGCCGCGACATTGCTGTCGGACAGAATGATCTTGAACGCTTCGGTAACGCGTTCCTTGGTAGCACCGCCGCCCACGTCGAGGAAGTTGGCTGGCTTGCCGCCATGCAGGTTGACGATGTCCATGGTACCCATGGCCAGGCCAGCACCGTTGACCATGCAGCCGATGTTGCCTTCCAGGGCAACGTAGTTCAGTTCGAACTTGGCAGCGTGGGCTTCACGGGCATCGTCCTGGGACGGGTCGTGGAAGGTTTTCAGCTTGGGCTGACGGTACATGGCGTTGGCATCGATGTTGATCTTGGCATCGAGGCAGTGCAGGTCGCCGTCGGCCTTGATCACCAGCGGGTTCACTTCCAGCAGGGCCAGATCGTGATCCTTGAACAGCTTGGCCAGGCCCACGAAGATCTTGGCGAACTGTTGCACTTGCTTGCCTTCCAGACCCAGCTGGAACGCCAGCTCGCGACCTTGGAACGGCTGAGCGCCGACCAGTGGATCGATAGTGGCCTTGAGGATTTTTTCAGGTGTGTCGTGAGCGACTTTCTCGATGTCCACGCCACCTTCGGTGGAGGCCATGAACACGATGCGGCGGCTCGAGCGATCGACCACAGCGCCCAGGTACAGCTCTTTGGCGATGTCGGTGCAGGATTCGACCAGAATCTTGGAGACGGGTTGACCGTTGGCATCGGTCTGGTAGGTGACCAGATTCTTGCCCAACCACTGTGCAGCGAACGCCTTGGCGTCTTCCTTGCTGCGAACCAGCTTGACGCCGCCCGCTTTGCCGCGACCACCAGCGTGAACCTGGGCTTTGACGACCCACTCGTTCCCGCCGATCTTGTCGCAGGCTTCTGCCGCTTCTTCAGGGGTGTCGACCGCGAAACCCTTGGAAACTGGCAGGCCGTACTCAGCGAACAGCTGCTTACCCTGATACTCGTGAAGATTCATGCTTTTTACCGTCTTCGTTAGGTACTGCGCTTCGGCGCTGCGCCATCACTGGCGCCGCACCACCTGTGACCGTTGACCCCGGGTTATCCCATGTGATCCGGTCCGGCGGACTTTCCGCGGTGAGTCATGCACGCAAGACTCACGACGGGCAGCCCGCCGTGGTTTCTTATGATTAACGCTTCTTACGGTTGGCGACGTGAATGGCACCGCCATTCACCGCCAGCGCTGCTTCGTGCAACGCTTCGGACAGGGTTGGATGGCTGAAGACCATCATGCCCAGATCCTCGGCACTGGTGCCGAATTCCATTGCGATTGCGCCCTGCTGTACCAGTTCGGCAGCCGATGGGCCAATCACGTGCACACCCAGTACGCGGTCGGTCTTGGCATCGGCGATGACCTTGACGAAACCACCGGTGTCGTTGGCCGCCATCGCACGGCCGCTGGCCGCGAACGGGAAGGTGCCCACGTTAACCTCAACACCCTCGGCCTTCAAGGACTGTTCGGTCTTGCCGACCCATGCGATTTCCGGGTGGGTGTAAATGACCGATGGGATCAGGTCGTAGTTCATCTGGGCCTTGTGACCCTTGATGCGCTCGACGACCATGATGCCCTCTTCCGAGGCCTTGTGCGCCAGCATCAGGCCACGCACCACGTCACCGATGGCGTAGACGCCCGGCACGCTGGTCGCGCACTGGTCATCGACGTAGATGTAGCCACGCTCGTCAATGTTCACACCGCTGTCGGCAGCCAGCAGGTCGGTGGTCACTGGACGGCGGCCCACCGCAACGATCAGCTTGTCGAAGGTGATCTTCTGCTCGCCTTCGGCGTTGGTGTAGGTCACTTCGACTTCGTCGCCGTTGACCTTGGAACCGGTGACGCGCGCACCCAGCTTGATGTCCAGGCCTTGCTTGGTCAGAACCTTCTGGGCTTCCTTGGAGACGGCGGTGTCGGCAGCCATCAGGAAGGTGTCCAGGGCTTCGAGTACGGTCACTTCTGCGCCCAGACGCGCCCATACCGAACCCAGTTCCAGGCCGATCACGCCAGCACCGATCACGCCAAGGCGCTTGGGCACAGCTTGGAATTCCAGGGCGCCGGTGGAGTCGACGATCACATTCTGGTCGACCGGGGCCGGCGGAATGTCGATCGGGCGCGAGCCGGAAGCCAGGATGACGTTATCCGCTTCGATGACTTCGCTGGTGCCGTCAGCCTTGGTCACTTCGACCTTCTTGCCCGCCAGCAGCTTGCCGTGGCCCTGGATGGAGGTCACGCCGTTGGCCTTGAACAGGGTGGCGACACCGCCGGTCAGGTTCTTGACGATGCCTGCCTTGCGGCCAACCATCGCCGGTACGTCCATCTTCACTTCGCCAGTGGAGATACCGTGGACGTTGAAGCTCTCTTTGGCTTCCTTGTATTTCCAAGAGCTGTCCAGCAGCGCCTTGGAAGGAATGCAGCCTACGTTGAGGCAAGTGCCGCCCAGGGCCAGCTTGCCCTCGGCGTCGGTGTACTTCTCGATGCAGGCAGTCTTCAGACCAAGTTGGGCGGCCTTGATAGCAGCTACATAGCCGCCAGGACCGGCACCAATCACTACCACGTCGAATTTCTGGGTCATAAAAGATTCCTTGTTAGCTCAAGCGGCCGCTGCAAGCCGCAAGACAGACAGGCTTCGATCTGAAGCCTGTCGCTCGCAGCTTACAGCTGCGCGATTAGATGTCCAGCAGCAGGCGGGACGGATCTTCCAGCAGGTTCTTGATGGTCACCAGGAAGGTCACCGCTTCCTTGCCGTCGATCAGGCGGTGATCGTAGGACAGCGCCAGGTACATCATCGGGCGAATCACCACTTGGCCATTGATGGCCATCGGGCGCTGGATGATGTTGTGCATGCCCAGGATCGCGGCTTGTGGTGGGTTGACGATCGGCGTCGACATCATCGAACCGAAGGTACCACCGTTGGTGATGGTGAAGGTGCCGCCGGTCATTTCTTCGATGGCCAGCTTGCCGTCACGGGCTTTCTTGCCGAAGGTGGCGATACCGTTCTCGATTTCGGCCAGGCTCATGGACTCGGCGTTGCGCAGTACCGGGACCACCAGGCCACGGTCGCTGGAGACCGCTACACCAACGTCCGCGTAACCATGGTAGACGATGTCGTTGCCGTCGATCGAGGCGTTGACAGCCGGGAAGCGCTTGAGCGCTTCGGTCGCAGCCTTGACGAAGAACGACATGAAGCCCAGGCGCACGCCGTTGTGGGTCTTCTCGAACAGGTCCTTGTACTTCGAACGCAGGGCCATGACTTCGGTCATGTCGACTTCGTTGAAGGTGGTCAGCATGGCCATGTTGGACTGGGCTTCGACCAGGCGCTCGGCGATCTTGGCGCGCAGACGGGTCATCGGCACACGCTTCTCGGTACGATCGCCAGCGGCGGTCACGACCGGTGCCGGTGCTGCAGCGGCAGGCTTGGCCGCCGGGGCAGGCGCCGACTTTTTGTTGGCCACGGCAGCGACCACATCTTCCTTGGTCACGCGACCGCCTTTACCGGTACCCGACACGCTGGCCAGGTCGATGCCATTTTCTTCTGCCAGCTTGCGGGCAGCAGGGGCAGCGACCGGGTCGTCTTCACCGGCGTCGGCAGCGGCGGCGGCCGGTGCGGCGGCCTGGGCAGGCGCAGCAGCAGGTGCAGCGGCAGCAGCGCCGCCCTCCACGATCGAACCCAGCACTTCGTCGGACAGGACGGTATCGCCCTCGCCCTTGACGATGTCACCCAACACGCCGTCGGCAGTGGCCAGCACTTCCAGCACGACCTTGTCGGTCTCGATGTCGACGATCAGCTCGTCCCGCTTGACGGCGTCGCCTGGCTGCTTGTGCCAGGTGGCAACGGTGCCGTCGGCAACCGATTCCGGGAAGGTTGGGGCTTTGATCTCGATAGCCATTATCAGTGTTTCCTTAAATTCGGTTTCAGATGCGCGAAGGCGTTAAACGGTGAACGCGTCTTGCAGCAGTCGTTCCTGCTGTTCGGCGTGCTTGGAAGCGTAACCACAGGCTGGCGCGGCAGAAGCTTCGCGACCGGCGTATTCCAGGTTCAGCGCCTTGTTGTGGCGGCCCAGGATACGACGCATGTGGTGCTGGCTGCTGTACCAGGCGCCCTGGTTCATCGGCTCTTCCTGACACCAGACCGCGTGCTTGAGGTTGGTGTACGGCGCCAGGATTTCGACCAGGTCGTCTTCCGGGAACGGATACAACTGCTCGATACGCACGATCGCAATGTCTTCGCGGCCTTCGGCACGACGTTTTTCCAGCAGGTCGTAGTAGACCTTGCCACCGCACAGCACCAGGCGCTCGACCTTGGCCGGATCGAGGGTGTCGATTTCCGGAATGACGGTCTGGAACGAACCTTCCGCCAGGTCTTCGAGCGTCGAGACGGCGAGCTTGTGACGCAGCAGCGACTTGGGCGTGAGCACGATCAGCGGCTTGCGCAGCGGGCGAATGACCTGACGACGCAGCAGGTGATAGATCTGCGCCGGCGTGGTCGGCACACAGACCTGGATGTTCTGCTCTGCACATAGCTGCAGGTAACGCTCCAGGCGCGCCGAGGAGTGCTCTGGGCCCTGGCCTTCATAACCGTGCGGCAACAGCATGGTCAAGCCGCACAGACGGCCCCACTTGTGCTCGCCGCTGGTGATGAACTGGTCGATCACCACTTGCGCACCGTTGGCGAAGTCGCCGAACTGAGCTTCCCAGATCACCAACGCGTTCGGCGTGGTGGTGGAGTAGCCGTACTCGAATGCCAGCACCGCTTCCTCGGACAGGAAGGAGTCGTACAGTTCGAAGCGTGGCTGGCCCGGGTACAGGTTCTTCAGCGGTACGTAGGTGCTGGCGTCCTTCTGGTTGTGCAGCACCGCGTGACGGTGGGAGAAGGTGCCGCGTCCGATGTCCTGGCCGGTCATGCGGATCGGGTGCCCTTCGAACTGCAGCGTGGCGTAGGCCATGGTTTCGGCGTAGCCCCAGTTGATCGGCAGGCCACCGGCTTGCATCTTCTGGCGATCTTCGTAGATCTTGGCGACCTGACGCTGGACCACGAAACCTTCAGGCAGCTCCAGCAGTTTTGCCGACAGCTCCTGCAGGGTCTTGAGGTCGAAGCGGGTGTCGTGGCGAGCCGTCCAGGCGTGACCCAGGTAGGGGCGCCAGTCCACGAACAACTCTCGGTTCGGCTCCTTGACCAGGCTCTTGACCACATGCAGGCCGTTGTCCAGCGCACTGCGGTAGTCGTCGATCTTGGACTGGGCGCGCTCGGCGTCGATGCGGCCTGCCTGGATGAGGGCTTCGGCGTACAGCTCGCGGGTGGTGCGCTGCTTGGTGATCTGCTGGTACATCAGCGGCTGGGTGCCGTTGGGCTCGTCGGCCTCGTTGTGACCGCGGCGACGGTAGCAAACCAGGTCGATGACCACGTCACGCTTGAACTGCATGCGGTAATCGACGGCCAGCTGGGTGACGAACAACACGGCTTCCGGATCGTCGCCATTGACGTGCAGGATCGGCGCCTGAATCATCTTGGCCACGTCGGTGGCGTACTCGGTCGAGCGCGCATCGAGCGGGTTGCTGATGGTGAAGCCAACCTGGTTGTTGATCACGATGTGCACGGTACCGCCGGTCTTGAAACCGCGGGTCTGCGACATCTGGAAGGTTTCCATCACCACGCCCTGGCCTGCGAAGGCCGCGTCGCCATGGATGGAGATAGGCAGCACCTTGTCGCCAACGCTGTCGTTGCGGCGGTCCTGACGGGCGCGCACCGAGCCTTCGACCACAGGCGACACGATTTCAAGGTGGGACGGGTTGAACGCCATGGCCAGGTGGACTTCGCCGCCTGGGGTCATCACGTTAGAAGAGAAGCCCTGGTGATACTTCACGTCACCGGAGCCCAGCTCGTTCATCTTCTTGCCTTCGAACTCGTCGAACAGCTCGCGCGGGTTCTTGCCGAAGGTATTGACCAGCACGTTCAGGCGACCGCGGTGGGCCATGCCGATGACGACTTCTTTGGTGCCGTAGGAGCCGGAGCGCTGGATCATTTCGTCCAGCATCGGGATCAGGCTTTCGCCACCTTCCAGGCCAAAACGCTTGGTGCCCGGGTACTTGGTACCCAGGTATTTCTCCAGGCCTTCGCCTGCGGTGACGCGCTCGAGCAGGTGGGACTGCACGTCGGCGGAGAATTCAGGACGGCCACGCACGCTTTCCAGGCGCTGCTGGAACCAGCTGCGCTGCTCGGAATCGACGATGTGGGTGAACTCGGCGCCAATGGTGCGACAATATGTCTTCTGGAGCGCATCGAGGATGTCGCGTAGGCTCGCCTCCTCTTTGCCGATGAACAGGTCGCCGGCACGGAAGGTCGTATCAAGATCGGCATTGGTCAAGCCGTAGTGATTGATCGACAAGTCTACGGGCGCAGGGCGCTGCCACAACCCCAAGGGGTCGAGCTTGGCAGCCTGATGGCCGCGCATACGATAGGCCTGGATCAGTCGCAGCACTTCAACCTGCTTCTTCTCGTGTTCACTGCTCACGCTCCCGGCAGATACCGGCTGGGCGCGGCGCTGGTTCTTTGCCAGCAGTACGAAATGATCGCGGATCGTGGAGTGCGATACGTCGGTAGCGGTGCTGCCGTCGGCGGGCAACTTCTGGAAGTAGGTGCGCCACTCTTCTGGCACAGCGTTAGGGTCGTGCAGGTAGAGTTCGTAGAGCTCTTCCACATATGCAGCGTTACCACCTGAAAGGTGGGCGCTTTCCCACATGCGCTGCATCACGCTTTCTTGCATGCTTGGTCACCCTCGATTAGGGGACTGATCGGCGAGAGCCATGAAAACCTGGAACGGTCCGAAAACAGCGACTGAACCACGCCACCTGGATCCTGCTGATTTTCCGGGTACCAGCCCGGAAAGCCCCTGCTGGTCTCATCTTCATAGGTAATGAACAGGGGCTTTGTGAGCCCCGTTCGGGTTTTACCTCGGTGCGGGTGTTACACCCGCACGTCGGCGTACTGCAGGTACAACGTGTATCAGGTGCCGCTTTGCAGCAGCATGTTACGTACGTGGCCGATCGCCTTGGTCGGATTGAGACCTTTAGGGCAAACGTTGACGCAGTTCATGATCCCGCGGCAGCGGAATACGCTGAACGGGTCATCCAGGGACGCCAGGCGCTCCTGGGTTTTGGTGTCACGGCTGTCGGCCAGGAAACGGTAGGCCTGCAACAGCGCGGCGGGGCCCAGGAACTTGTCCGGGTTCCACCAGAACGACGGGCAGGACGTGGAGCAGCACGCGCACAGGATGCACTCGTACAAGCCGTCCAGCTTGTCACGGTCTTCCGGCGACTGCAGACGTTCGATGGCCGGAGGCGGCGTATCGTTCTGCAGGAACGGCTTCACCTTCTCGTACTGCTTGTAGAAGATGCTCATGTCCACGACCAGGTCACGAATGACCGGCAGGCCAGGCAACGGACGCAGTACCAGCTTGTTGCCCTTGACCACGCCCGACAGCGGGGTGATGCAGGCCAGGCCGTTCTTGCCGTTCATGTTCATGCCATCGGAACCGCACACGCCTTCACGGCAGGAGCGACGGTACGAGAAGCCCTCGTCCTTTTCCTTGATCAGCGCCAATACATCCAGAACCATCAGGTCCTTGCCGCCGGTATCGACGTCGAACGACTCCATCTTGGGGGCCGCGTCGGTGTCGGGGTTGTAGCGATAAACTTCGACTTTCAACATAGCAGCCACCCTTAGTAGGTCCGGATTTTTGGTTCGAAGGCCGGCACGGTCTTCGGCGCAAAGTTGACGCCACGCTTGGCAACGCGCTTGACACCCGGGTAGTACAGGGTGTGGCACAGCCAGTTCTCGTCGTCACGGTCTTCGAAGTCTTCACGGGCGTGAGCGCCGCGCGACTCTTTACGGGCTTCGGCCGCGATGGCGGTAGCTTCGGCAACTTCCAGCAGGTTCTGCAGCTCCAGCGCTTCGATACGCGCGGTGTTGAAGGCCTGGGACTTGTCGTTAATCTTGACGTTGGCAATACGTTCACGCAGGCCAGCCAGTTGCTCGATACCCTTGAGCATGTACTCGCCGGTACGGAACACACCAAAGTAGTTCTGCATGCAGCTCTGCAATTCGCGCTTGAGGCTGGCTACGTCTTCGCCGGTGGAGCGCTCGTTGAGCTTGTTCAGGCGATTCAGGGCAACGTCGATGTCGGTGTCGCTGGCGTCGAGGTGCTCGATGCCGTCGCTCAGCGCCTTCTCCAGGTGCAGGCCGGCAGCACGGCCGAATACCACCAGGTCGAGCAGCGAGTTGCCGCCCAGGCGGTTTGCACCGTGAACCGATACGCACGCCACTTCACCTACGGCGAACAGGCCAGGAATGATGTGATCATTGCCTTCTTCGTCCATGGTGATGGCCTGGCCATGAATGTTGGTGGCAACGCCACCCATCATGTAGTGGCAGGTCGGAACGACCGGCACTGGCGCAACGACAGGGTCAACGTGGGCGAAGGTCTTGGACAGTTCGCAGATGCCTGGCAGACGGCTGTGCAGCACTTCCTCGCCCAGGTGGTCCAGCTTCAGCAGTACGTGGTCCTTGTTCGGGCCCACGCCGTTGCCGGCGATGATTTCCTTGACCATGGAACGGGCAACCACGTCGCGGCCGGCCAGGTCTTTGGCGTTTGGTGCGTAGCGCTCCATGAAGCGCTCGCCGTGGGCGTTGATCAGGTAACCACCCTCACCGCGGCATCCCTCGGTGACCAGTACGCCGGCGCCGGCGATACCGGTCGGGTGGAACTGCCACATCTCGATGTCCTGCACCGGAACACCGGCGCGCAGGGCCATGCCGATGCCGTCACCGGTGTTGATCAGGGCGTTGGTGGTGGAGGCGTAGATACGGCCAGCACCGCCAGTGGCCAGAACGGTGGCCTTGGACTTGATGTACATGGTTTCGCCGGTTTCGATGCAGATCGCGATCACGCCGACGAAGGCGCCTTCCTGGTTCTTCACCAGGTCAACGGCATAGTATTCGTTGAGGAAGGTGGTACCGGCTTTCAGGTTGCCCTGGTACAGGGTGTGCAGCAGCGCGTGACCGGTACGGTCGGAAGCGGCACAGGTACGGGCAGCCTGGCCACCTTTACCGAAGTCCTTGGACTGGCCGCCGAACGGGCGCTGGTAGATACGGCCGGTTTCGGTACGCGAGAACGGCAGGCCCATGTGGTCCAATTCGAAGACCGCAGCCGGGCCTTCCTGGCACATGTATTCGATAGCGTCCTGGTCACCGATGTAGTCCGAGCCCTTGACGGTATCGTACATGTGCCAGCGCCAGTCGTCGTTCGGGTCGGCCGAAGCGATGGCGCAGGTGATGCCGCCCTGGGCGGATACGGTGTGCGAACGGGTCGGGAAGACCTTGGTGACCACGGCAGTCTTGTGACCGCCCTGGGCCAGCTGCAGCGCTGCGCGCATGCCGGCGCCGCCGCCACCGATGATGATGGCGTCGAAAGAAATGGTTGGAATGCTAGCCATGGATCAGATACCCCAGAGAATCTGCACACCCCAGACGAAGTAAGCGAACATCGCAACGCCGCA is part of the Pseudomonas parafulva genome and harbors:
- the odhB gene encoding 2-oxoglutarate dehydrogenase complex dihydrolipoyllysine-residue succinyltransferase, giving the protein MAIEIKAPTFPESVADGTVATWHKQPGDAVKRDELIVDIETDKVVLEVLATADGVLGDIVKGEGDTVLSDEVLGSIVEGGAAAAAPAAAPAQAAAPAAAAADAGEDDPVAAPAARKLAEENGIDLASVSGTGKGGRVTKEDVVAAVANKKSAPAPAAKPAAAAPAPVVTAAGDRTEKRVPMTRLRAKIAERLVEAQSNMAMLTTFNEVDMTEVMALRSKYKDLFEKTHNGVRLGFMSFFVKAATEALKRFPAVNASIDGNDIVYHGYADVGVAVSSDRGLVVPVLRNAESMSLAEIENGIATFGKKARDGKLAIEEMTGGTFTITNGGTFGSMMSTPIVNPPQAAILGMHNIIQRPMAINGQVVIRPMMYLALSYDHRLIDGKEAVTFLVTIKNLLEDPSRLLLDI
- a CDS encoding 2-oxoglutarate dehydrogenase E1 component; this encodes MQESVMQRMWESAHLSGGNAAYVEELYELYLHDPNAVPEEWRTYFQKLPADGSTATDVSHSTIRDHFVLLAKNQRRAQPVSAGSVSSEHEKKQVEVLRLIQAYRMRGHQAAKLDPLGLWQRPAPVDLSINHYGLTNADLDTTFRAGDLFIGKEEASLRDILDALQKTYCRTIGAEFTHIVDSEQRSWFQQRLESVRGRPEFSADVQSHLLERVTAGEGLEKYLGTKYPGTKRFGLEGGESLIPMLDEMIQRSGSYGTKEVVIGMAHRGRLNVLVNTFGKNPRELFDEFEGKKMNELGSGDVKYHQGFSSNVMTPGGEVHLAMAFNPSHLEIVSPVVEGSVRARQDRRNDSVGDKVLPISIHGDAAFAGQGVVMETFQMSQTRGFKTGGTVHIVINNQVGFTISNPLDARSTEYATDVAKMIQAPILHVNGDDPEAVLFVTQLAVDYRMQFKRDVVIDLVCYRRRGHNEADEPNGTQPLMYQQITKQRTTRELYAEALIQAGRIDAERAQSKIDDYRSALDNGLHVVKSLVKEPNRELFVDWRPYLGHAWTARHDTRFDLKTLQELSAKLLELPEGFVVQRQVAKIYEDRQKMQAGGLPINWGYAETMAYATLQFEGHPIRMTGQDIGRGTFSHRHAVLHNQKDASTYVPLKNLYPGQPRFELYDSFLSEEAVLAFEYGYSTTTPNALVIWEAQFGDFANGAQVVIDQFITSGEHKWGRLCGLTMLLPHGYEGQGPEHSSARLERYLQLCAEQNIQVCVPTTPAQIYHLLRRQVIRPLRKPLIVLTPKSLLRHKLAVSTLEDLAEGSFQTVIPEIDTLDPAKVERLVLCGGKVYYDLLEKRRAEGREDIAIVRIEQLYPFPEDDLVEILAPYTNLKHAVWCQEEPMNQGAWYSSQHHMRRILGRHNKALNLEYAGREASAAPACGYASKHAEQQERLLQDAFTV
- a CDS encoding succinate dehydrogenase iron-sulfur subunit; translation: MLKVEVYRYNPDTDAAPKMESFDVDTGGKDLMVLDVLALIKEKDEGFSYRRSCREGVCGSDGMNMNGKNGLACITPLSGVVKGNKLVLRPLPGLPVIRDLVVDMSIFYKQYEKVKPFLQNDTPPPAIERLQSPEDRDKLDGLYECILCACCSTSCPSFWWNPDKFLGPAALLQAYRFLADSRDTKTQERLASLDDPFSVFRCRGIMNCVNVCPKGLNPTKAIGHVRNMLLQSGT
- the sdhA gene encoding succinate dehydrogenase flavoprotein subunit, with translation MASIPTISFDAIIIGGGGAGMRAALQLAQGGHKTAVVTKVFPTRSHTVSAQGGITCAIASADPNDDWRWHMYDTVKGSDYIGDQDAIEYMCQEGPAAVFELDHMGLPFSRTETGRIYQRPFGGQSKDFGKGGQAARTCAASDRTGHALLHTLYQGNLKAGTTFLNEYYAVDLVKNQEGAFVGVIAICIETGETMYIKSKATVLATGGAGRIYASTTNALINTGDGIGMALRAGVPVQDIEMWQFHPTGIAGAGVLVTEGCRGEGGYLINAHGERFMERYAPNAKDLAGRDVVARSMVKEIIAGNGVGPNKDHVLLKLDHLGEEVLHSRLPGICELSKTFAHVDPVVAPVPVVPTCHYMMGGVATNIHGQAITMDEEGNDHIIPGLFAVGEVACVSVHGANRLGGNSLLDLVVFGRAAGLHLEKALSDGIEHLDASDTDIDVALNRLNKLNERSTGEDVASLKRELQSCMQNYFGVFRTGEYMLKGIEQLAGLRERIANVKINDKSQAFNTARIEALELQNLLEVAEATAIAAEARKESRGAHAREDFEDRDDENWLCHTLYYPGVKRVAKRGVNFAPKTVPAFEPKIRTY